In Bos indicus isolate NIAB-ARS_2022 breed Sahiwal x Tharparkar chromosome 19, NIAB-ARS_B.indTharparkar_mat_pri_1.0, whole genome shotgun sequence, the following proteins share a genomic window:
- the VPS25 gene encoding vacuolar protein-sorting-associated protein 25 — protein MAMSFEWPWQYRFPPFFTLQPNVDTRQKQLAAWCSLVLTFCRLHKQSSMTVMEAQESPLFNNVKLQRKLPVESIQVVLEELRKKGNLEWLDKNKSSFLIMWRRPEEWGKLIYQWVSKSGQNNSVFTLYELTNGEDTEDEEFHGLDEATLLRALQALQQEHKAEIITVSDGRGVKFF, from the exons ATGGCGATGAGTTTCGAGTGGCCGTGGCAGTATCGCTTCCCACCTTTCTTTAC GTTGCAGCCGAACGTGGACACTCGGCAGAAGCAGCTGGCCGCCTGGTGCTCGCTGGTCCTGACCTTCTGTCGCCTGCACAAACAGTCCAGCATGACGGTGATGGAAGCCCAGGAGAGCCCGCTCTTCAACAACGTGAAGCTCCAGC GGAAGCTGCCCGTGGAATCAATCCAGGTTGTGTTAGAGGAACTGAGGAAGAAAG GGAATCTCGAGTGGTTGGATAAGAACAAGTCTAGCTTCCTGATCATGTGGCGGAGGCCAGAAGAATGGGGGAAGCTCATCTATCAGTGG GTTTCCAAGAGTGGCCAGAACAACTCCGTGTTCACCCTGTATGAACTGACCAATGGGGAAGACACAGAGGATGAGG AGTTCCACGGGCTGGATGAGGCAACCCTACTGCGGGCTCTGCAAGCCCTCCAGCAAGAGCACAAGGCTGAGATCATCACCGTCAGCGATGGCCGAGGTGTCAAGTTCTTCTAG